The genomic stretch GCTCCTTGCTCCGCAGATGGAAATACACCAGCGCAAACGCCAGTATCATGATTGTGGTGATCGCACCCGTTATGTGCTGGCTGTCGGCAAGCAAACAAACAACAGCAGCCGCGCCGCCAGCTATAGCCGCCCCGGTGACACTTGCCCGGAAAGGATCATATCTAGGCGGCGGGGCAACCGAGTCTGCCCGTCGCCTGGCGTCGAAGCTAATGCGTGAAGCATCCAATCTGACACCTCCCGGTATCAAAGATATTTTAGCATCCTCTAATTAAATGAGGAACCACGCAGGCCATCGTCCAAAAGGCTGTGTTTAGGCAACTCCTAGCGGTCGAGCGCATGATGGTGACGGCAACGCTCACGTCTCGTTCTACATTCGCGCGCGCAAGGCTAGATCGACCCGCCGCTGCCGCGAATGGGGCGGCTTCTTAAATGCTTGAAAGAAATTCTAGAGCCGTGGCGTCGGGTTCCGGCGGCCCCGGCCCCGTGTTGGTGCCAGACGACTCGGCGTAAGTCCCACTGATCGACCTTCTGAGCGCAGTTTCGGCAGTTGTAGAAATGGCCCCTTCTCGAGAGAGGTCGCCGCTACACCTTTTGCTACCTTCCTTCGTTCATAGGGGTGTGTTCAGGTTATATTAGCAATACCGTATATATCGGCAGACCGGCGCCGCACCCGCCTCGCCGGTTAGGCCCAGTGGTTAAGTCCGCCAGCCCCCTGGCAACCGAGCCGCTGGGCCGCTGCATTAAATCTCTGGCTTGGCGCTTCCGAAGGTCGCTTCCAGTCGCGGTTGCGCTCCCGCTGCTGGCCCTCGTAGTCGGGAATGAAGGTGAAGAACACCGGGCGCCGATCGCGACCCGCGGCCTTGCAGTGCGAGCAGCCGAACAGGCCGACGAGATCCTGATGCATTGAGCCGTGATCCGGCCCAAGGCGGTCTGTGAGCGCCTGGGTATCGAGCTTGGTCGACTTACAGCACATCGGGTGCCCGCAATTAACATAGATAGTTTCGCGGGCGGCCAGGGTGTCGGCGAGGGTCTTTTGGGGCATGGCGAACTCCGTTGAACGGCCGCCGCAACAGAGGATTATATTCCTCGCCTCGATCTCGATGGCAAGGGTTATTCGGGCAGGCCAGGGTCGTAATGTACAATCGCGTCGAGGATCTTTCGATAGAGGCTGTCGACCTCTTCATCAATTTCACCCCGCTTGATGCCGAGCGCCTTGGCGTCTGCGATCAGTTTGTGCGTGAGTTCGTCAACGGAGATGACATCGGCCTTCGTCGTGTCGGGGACGTTGTTGGCCAGCCATTGATCCAGGAAGTTGATTCCGCGTGTGCTCATAAGAACCAGCCGAACGTCAGGCTGACCATCACCACAGCGATCAAGATTGAGAGCGGCACCGCGACAAAGAGCCCTGCCTCTAAAAGTCGAGTCTCTTTCTCACTGAACATGCGACACCCATTATGCATTTGCGTGAGCTAGGAAACTCGGAGCGCCTGTTTCCGTTCCACCGCTTCGCCTGCCGGCGTCGCGCATGATTAATGCCGCGCTTTTAATTGTGGTTGTCCAACAAGATAGCAAGTTTTCTGGTTACGGCACTTTCTACAATCAGTTCCTCCAAACCAATGTCGCCGACGCGCGAATTGTTGACGCGACGCCTGATTACTCGGAGTGCTTCAGATATCGAAACTGCGGTGGTCTTCGCGTGATCATCCAGATAACGGCCGACTTCAATCACGGCATCTGCATCGATGTCGAATGGCAATTCTCGCATGGCACCCTCCTGCGCGGCACCCGAACCTTACGAGTATACAACTGCCGGCCGAAACGCAGCATCATCAATAAGCAGGAAGCCCACGCTTTTTGACGCGCAAGGGGCAGACGTAGAAGCAGTTAGCGCAACCCCTGCATGATGAACTGGTAGATCGTGCCGATTTCTTCGTCGATCTCTTGGCCGGCAATGCCTTGGGCTACCGCCGCCTGTTTCGCATCCACAGCCATATCGATCACAAGCAGCACCGGGTCAGTGATCGGATCGTCCGGCAAATGGTCCGATATCCAATGGTAGAGAAAATCACTACCGCGCTTGCTCATTCTTCCCGGAAATCCTGCAGCGAGGCATGCCGCAAGTCTTCCTCGCCGCGGAGATGCTTCACGCGGCCGATCAGCCCCGGCTTGACCCATTGTGTCGCTGGTCGCCTCATGCCCTTTGGCGCCGCTCCTGCGTGGTCCTGGACGCGTTTCCAGAGACGTTCGCGCATTTCCCGGTTCAGGGTGATGAAGGCGCTGCCGACATAGCGCCCGGTGCCACGCTCGGCCATCAGCGCGAAGGCCGGCTTTCCCGGCTCACGCTCGACGCCGAGCAGTTCATATTCGTCGATGGTATATGCCTTGAGCTTCAACCAGGCCGTCGATTTGCCGCTCCGGTACTTACTGTCTTTGCGCTTCGAGACCATGCCCTCCAGCCCGGCCTTTTCGACCAGTTCGAAGATCGCCTTGGCATCGCCGGGCAGCGCGTCGCTGAATTGGATGCGAAGGCCCGGCGGAATTATCGCATAGAGCCCGGCCCGGCGGTCTTTGAGCGCCATATCGCGAAGATCGTATCCGTTGAGGTGCAACAGATCGAAGGCCACGAAATAGAGAGCGTGCTGCCGGCTGGTGATTGCTTTGCGGAGTGCATGGAAGTCGGACAGGCCAGCCTCATTCGTGACGATCACCTCGCCGTCGATGATGGCGCTTTCGACGTCTAGATCGCCGGCCGCCTTGGCGAGATCCCAGTATTTCGACGTCCAGTCGAGGCCGCGACGGGTGAATATCCGCACGCCTTCGGAGTCGATGATGACTTGGGTGCGGTAGCCGTCGAACTTGACCTCATGAATCCAGTCGTCGCCCTCGGGTGGCTTCTCGACCAGGGTCGGCATCAACGGAGGGATGAACTTCAAACGCATGCACAAGACCCGCAACCAGGATTCAATTAGCATGAGCTGAATTAGTTCCGGAAGATTTTAACGAATCGTTGACCGCGCTGTCCCAAAATAGGACGGCGCGGTCAAACCCCAACCGGGCTGCGCAGGCGGCTCCGGCAACCCCTTACCCAAGCCCGAGTGTCGGAGCCGCTCCTCACACCCTCCTGATACCAGCAATGGTTGAATCAACGGTTACGGCAATTGCTTACAATGCGTTGCCGAACGCCGGTTTTTCGACGTTCTATCGTCCGGCATTTGGCCGATTTCCTTGACCATCGCCAGCGATTTGCTGGCAACTTTTCACCGGCTGGGAGCAGTGAAGCGGTCGGAGTCGGCGATCTGCAACATGTTAAGTGGGTCCGAGTCGTACTTGGCGCCGAACCAGTCATCATACACAATGCGAATCGCAAATGTCGCCCGCGGTTTCCAAAAGCTTTGCTGCGGATCCATGTGCGTCATCCCAAATGAGCATGACGTCCTGTCGCCGTTTTGGAGGAGCGGGATTTCCGTCGAATGGTGGAAACACGCCAGCCATCGATTTTGGTTATCCTCACTGGCACCGGCTCCAAGAGCCGCTTTGAGCCCCGCTTGGTCGTAAACGATCAGGCGGATATTTGTCGCCGGAATGGATCCAGAATTCAGCACCACTAGCTTATAGGCGATCCCATTGTTCCCGCCGCTATGAGTTTTAACTGTAGCCGTTACGATCGGGCGAAACTGACGCTTCCAAAAGTAGAAGGACATACCCAGAGCAAGCAGAGATATGGCCAGCGCTGCAAGCGCTATTAAGGTGTCCAAGTCGATCTCCTTCTTGTATTTAGCCCGCCGCCTAACGGTAGCGGGCCTCTTCAAGGCGAAAGCGCACTTGTTTCTTGAGCAATCCTGGTCGCCCCTCCCCGGTCAACCATGGGCTTCTTTGAGCATTTTCCCTGAAGCGGGCCGCGGCCGATGGAGTGCAAACCGAATCCGGAATGCAAGATGGTCAAATGAGGTAGATTGCAGGCCTCCCGGGGCGATGACAGTTATGCGCAATCGCTAATATACGGAACATCCATGGAGATTGCCGGAACCAAATAAGGCCGATCAGACCTTTGCACTAAGCAGTCTGAGACCTTGGTCCCTATCAGTTTTAGGTAGGAGGACAGGAGATTTCTGCCGCGTGGATTTGAAGTGTATCGTCGAATCCCATTGAACCCGCCGTCCGGCTGTAGGCGGCCTAACGGGTCCTGTGGTGTTCTTTTGTCAATCCGGGCCTCAGCCTCCGGCGATAACCAGTTCCGTCGCTAGCCAGAAGCCGGACGCCATGAACAGGCCAACCACGATCACAAATATGAAAAGCCGCATGCGACGCCCCCGCCGTTTGGCGTTCTACGATGCTGCCTCGAACCGGTTGAACATCGACGAAGCCGCGGCCCATTTCGGACCGACAGCGTGCCCGCTTCGCCTTGAAAAATACCGTCATCGCTCCACCAAGTAGCGTATTCTTTCGTTCCAGAATCAATCGCCACAGTGGGTCCGGAAGGCATGTTCTAACCTCTGATTTGATTGGATTTCTCGTGAGCCAAAATCAGAACCTCTCCATATAGTTCCGAGGTAGGCAACCAGGCGAACTTAGCGGCTACTGAACCTCCATCCAAGCTTAATCCGAAGCAAACTCGGCCAGTTCGTCAGTGGCCTCTTGAATACCGTACGCAGCCGCTTGTTCGAGCCAACGGCGACCGGCCACGGGGTTGTGCTCCCCGGCGAGACCTCTGGAGAGATATCGGCCAAGCATGAGTTGGGCTTGGCCATGCCCAAGCTCAGCTGCGGCGGCGAACCATTTCTGCGCCACCTTCTGGTCGAACGGAAGGCCCTGGCCGGCTTCGCACAGCGCTCCAAGCGCAAACATCGCACCGGCGTGACCTTCGCCGGCCGCCTGCTCGAACAGTCGCACCGCAGCAGCCGGCGAACTCGCACCTCCGCGCCCGTTGAGCAGCATCTCGGCAAGAGCCACCCGCGCGTCGAGCATGCCAGCATCGGCTGCACCGGCAAACCAGACGCGCGCCTGCTGGAGGTCGGCCTCTACGCCGCGCCCATCCTGAAGCATCCGCGCATACATATATTGTGCCTCCGGCACCCCTTCGGCGGCACGCCTCAGCCAGTGTGCGGCTTGCCCTTCATCCTGCCTGACACCAACGCCCTTGGCGAAGCACAGCCCGAGATTGAACGCCGCGATAAGGTCGCCCGACGACGCGGCCGCCTCGAACCACTCGGCAACGCCTGTGGTGTCGTCAAGCTCGCCGGTCCCTCCGAGGAGGAGATTGGCTAGGTCGATCCGCGCTTCCTGGTTGCCGCTGTCTGCGGAAGCGCGCAACCAGCGCCTCCCTTCTTTGTCATCCTTGGCAACGCCGTTTCCCGTCAGGTAGAGAGAGGCAATTGCGCGAGCGGCGGCCTGGTGACCTGCCTCTGCCGCCCGCAGGTACCAGTTTGCGGCCTCTGCGTAGTTTGGAGGCCGGTCCTTCACATAATGATCGCCGAGGAGATAGGCCGCTTCGCTGTTACCCGCCAAAGCGGCGCGCCGCATCCAAGCTTCCCCGGCTGCCGCGTCACGGTCGCCGAGTGCACCGTCGATGAGTGCCAAACCAAGCCGGAACTGGGCCGAGGGAAGACCTTTTTCCGCAGCGGTCTGATACAGTCTTGCGGCGGCCGCAGGGTCTTTCGACATACCCAGCCCATGCTCGGTTATGACGGCGAGAAGATAGATAGCGGTCGGCAGGCCTGCGTCGGCGGCGCGTCGGATCTCGTTGGCAATCCTGCCCCGCTCGGCGGTCCCGCCACGCCGAGCCAGCGAAAGGGCAAGTCCGAGGGATCCTTCAGCACAACCGGCTGCGGCGGACTGCTCATACCAGTGGTGCGCTGCATCCGCGTCGCGCATCGGTTTGGGACCGCTTGTTAGGATGTAGCCGAGGATTGCCTGGCCGGTTGCCGAACCGGCCTCGGCGGCTTTTTTTGCAAAGTCGCGCGCTGCCGCGAAGTCCGCCTCGCCCGAGGAATCTCGATCGAACAAGCGCTCCGACCCAAGGCCTTTGCCATCAGCGTCCGCAGGCACCAACCCTGTCACGTAGAGTGCGGCGAGAAGCGCCTGCGCATCGGCACTCCCGCGGTCGGCTGCCCGCCGCAGCCAGCGCGCTCCCTCCATTCGGCTAGACGGCACGCCCGAACCTTCCAGATAGCAACGCGCGACCCGAAATTCCGCGTCGACTATCCCGGCACGCGCGGCGATGGCCATGAGCGGAAATGCCTCGGCGTGCTTTCCGATGTCGTAAAGATGGATCGCCCGGCGCAGGGCTGCCGTCGGGTTGACGAGACCGGTCAGCCGATCCAGAATTGTCATCGATCCAAGCCCCAGATCACTCCGTTTATCGCCTGTTGCGCCGAGCCTAAGGCTCTCGCATCGCTTCCTGGCCGATCGGCAGCATGGCCCCAAGAAGGTATTTGAGCACAGTGCGTCGACCGACCTTGACGTCGGCGGTTACCGGCATGCCGGGACTGACGGCGAAACCCGCTGGAACACCGTGCAGGGCGACCTGGTCGATGGAAATCTGCGTGCGGTAGAACGGTTCGGCATCGGCGGGCAGCATCGACAAAGAGCTGTTCGGGTCGCGCGCTTGTTCCCGCGCCGAGAACGAATCCGGGCTAACCGCGCGAACCGTGCCATGGGCGAGGCCGTATTGCGAATAAGGGAAGGTGTCGAACTTGATGACCACGGGGTCACCGACATGCACAAATCCGCTGCTCCGGCCGACGATGTTTGTCTCGATCTCAAGTTGCGCGTTTGCAGGCACGAGGGTGATCAGCCGATCACCGGACTGCAGGACCGAGCCAACCGAGACCTTGGCCACCGATTGAACGATGGCGTCTGCTTCGCTTTTCAACTCGACCAACTGCTTGCGCAGTTTTGCTTTGTTGAGGAGTTCGCGCGCATCGGACATCCGCGAACTCGCCTCCGACAGGCTCTGCGAGACTTCCGCGCGCCAATTCTGAATGTAGCCGTCGCGTTCGGCGGCCACTGCCGCCTGCTGGAGCTTGGCGGCTTCGGCGGTCTGCTGGGCATTGCCGAGCGCCCGGGACATTTCCGCGCGATTGTCTTCGGCAAGCAGTGTGTTGAGGCGACTGCCAACCTGCCTTTTTTCGAGCTGCTTGCGCATGTCTTCGATCGAACCGGCAACAGCGAGCCGCTGACGGTAGCCGTCAGCATCCGACTGCGAGCGTGAGATCACGGACGAGAGTTCGTCGCGCTGGCGGTCAAAATTCTCAACCTTTGCATCATAGACGGCCTTGCGCCGCTCGAAGATCGACGCCTGCAAGGTCCAGCTTGGGTCAAGACCGTCATAGTTGAACGCCTGGCCGTCGGCCTCCGCCTTCAACCGTGCGACTTCGGCCTCAAGCGTCGAAACCTGCATCGCCAGGGCCGAGAGATCGGCTGAGGCAAATGTCGCATCGAGCCGGGCAAGCAACTGTCCAGCCTGCACATGCTGCCCTTCACGAACGTCGATAGAGCGCACGATCGCTGTCTCCAGCGGCTGCACGACGATGTTGGGCGATTGTGAGACCACGAGCCCTCTGGTCGTCACGACCTGATCGACCGGTATCAGCCCCGCCAGGACGACCAGGACGACCACCAGGCTGGAAATGACCCAGACGATTCCACGCGCGGCGCGCGGGATCGGCGCGTTCGCAATCGCCGTCGACGGCCACTGGAATTCGAGAATGGCCGGAGACGTTGGATCGCTCGTTTTCGTCCGGCGCCAGCGGGCGGGACGGATGGTGAGTGAGGTGCTACTCATGGGCTGCCGCAGCGATCATGACTAAACCAACCTCGGGGGGACGACAGCCGGACGCCCGTTGCGGCCGTCCAGGTGCCTATTCTGCTGCGACCACAGCTGGCGATAGAGCGCGCATCGTTCGAGCAGGACAGGGTGCGGCGCAACGTCGAGCACCTTGCCCTGCTCCATGACCAATATCTGGTCGCACTCGGTCAGCGAGGAAAGCCGATGCGAAACGATGATCATCGTTCGCCCGCTGGCAATGCGCATAAGGTTGGCACTGACCACGGCTTCGCTCTCCGGATCGAGTGCGCTGGTCGCTTCATCGAGGATGAGGATGGTCGGATCATGGATGAGTGCGCGTGCGATCGCCAGCCGCTGCTTCTGACCGCCCGACAAATTCGGCGAGCCTTCCTCGATGTAGGTGTCATAGCCATTCGGCATCCGCTCGATGAATTCTTCAGCACCAGCGAGGTGAGCGGCACGCATGGCGTCGGAAAGGGTCAACCCTGCGCGCCCGGCGATGATGTTGTCACGGATCGACCCACGGAACAGGAAGTTATCTTGCAGGACCACGCCGAGTCCCTGGCGAAGGTGGCGCAGGTTGATCTCCTTGAGGTCGACGCCATCCAGCTTGAGGAACCCACTGTAATCGCGGTTGATACCCTGCAGGAGGCGCGCGATGGTCGATTTTCCCGACCCGCTGCGTCCCACAATGCCAAACATGGACCCTGCCGGGATGTCGAAGCTGACCCGGTCAAGGGCCGGTGTCTTGGTGCCGATATAGCTGAAGGTCAGATCCTTGAAGCTGACCTCGCCAACAAGCTTTGGCCTCAGGCCGATAGAATTCGAGCTACTCTCGAGCGGCCGATTGAGGACGGACGCCGCCTCGCCGATCGCCGCACCGACCTCTTCATAATCTTCGACCAGCCGCGCCAGCCCGACCAGCGGCTGGGCGACGCG from Mesorhizobium sp. NZP2077 encodes the following:
- a CDS encoding HlyD family type I secretion periplasmic adaptor subunit, which translates into the protein MSSTSLTIRPARWRRTKTSDPTSPAILEFQWPSTAIANAPIPRAARGIVWVISSLVVVLVVLAGLIPVDQVVTTRGLVVSQSPNIVVQPLETAIVRSIDVREGQHVQAGQLLARLDATFASADLSALAMQVSTLEAEVARLKAEADGQAFNYDGLDPSWTLQASIFERRKAVYDAKVENFDRQRDELSSVISRSQSDADGYRQRLAVAGSIEDMRKQLEKRQVGSRLNTLLAEDNRAEMSRALGNAQQTAEAAKLQQAAVAAERDGYIQNWRAEVSQSLSEASSRMSDARELLNKAKLRKQLVELKSEADAIVQSVAKVSVGSVLQSGDRLITLVPANAQLEIETNIVGRSSGFVHVGDPVVIKFDTFPYSQYGLAHGTVRAVSPDSFSAREQARDPNSSLSMLPADAEPFYRTQISIDQVALHGVPAGFAVSPGMPVTADVKVGRRTVLKYLLGAMLPIGQEAMREP
- a CDS encoding ATP-dependent DNA ligase, with the protein product MRLKFIPPLMPTLVEKPPEGDDWIHEVKFDGYRTQVIIDSEGVRIFTRRGLDWTSKYWDLAKAAGDLDVESAIIDGEVIVTNEAGLSDFHALRKAITSRQHALYFVAFDLLHLNGYDLRDMALKDRRAGLYAIIPPGLRIQFSDALPGDAKAIFELVEKAGLEGMVSKRKDSKYRSGKSTAWLKLKAYTIDEYELLGVEREPGKPAFALMAERGTGRYVGSAFITLNREMRERLWKRVQDHAGAAPKGMRRPATQWVKPGLIGRVKHLRGEEDLRHASLQDFREE
- a CDS encoding tetratricopeptide repeat protein, which gives rise to MTILDRLTGLVNPTAALRRAIHLYDIGKHAEAFPLMAIAARAGIVDAEFRVARCYLEGSGVPSSRMEGARWLRRAADRGSADAQALLAALYVTGLVPADADGKGLGSERLFDRDSSGEADFAAARDFAKKAAEAGSATGQAILGYILTSGPKPMRDADAAHHWYEQSAAAGCAEGSLGLALSLARRGGTAERGRIANEIRRAADAGLPTAIYLLAVITEHGLGMSKDPAAAARLYQTAAEKGLPSAQFRLGLALIDGALGDRDAAAGEAWMRRAALAGNSEAAYLLGDHYVKDRPPNYAEAANWYLRAAEAGHQAAARAIASLYLTGNGVAKDDKEGRRWLRASADSGNQEARIDLANLLLGGTGELDDTTGVAEWFEAAASSGDLIAAFNLGLCFAKGVGVRQDEGQAAHWLRRAAEGVPEAQYMYARMLQDGRGVEADLQQARVWFAGAADAGMLDARVALAEMLLNGRGGASSPAAAVRLFEQAAGEGHAGAMFALGALCEAGQGLPFDQKVAQKWFAAAAELGHGQAQLMLGRYLSRGLAGEHNPVAGRRWLEQAAAYGIQEATDELAEFASD
- a CDS encoding DUF768 domain-containing protein translates to MSKRGSDFLYHWISDHLPDDPITDPVLLVIDMAVDAKQAAVAQGIAGQEIDEEIGTIYQFIMQGLR
- a CDS encoding DUF768 domain-containing protein, yielding MSTRGINFLDQWLANNVPDTTKADVISVDELTHKLIADAKALGIKRGEIDEEVDSLYRKILDAIVHYDPGLPE